In Streptomyces roseifaciens, a single genomic region encodes these proteins:
- a CDS encoding MFS transporter: protein MKQAGLPRGLAVCLMSLVFVPQLALAAYVPALPAIGRSFGVGPGSTSSSLVGYMAAYAVCMILTGNLADRYGSRRIQLTGLVVFTGASLLCLLAPGYGVFVAGRVLQALGAGTGTVISRLWVQRALPKEQRLPMLTALSTVIAVTPAASPPLAGLVVEHTSWRALFAFMAVLGAVTVGAVAKLLPADGGAAAEAAGTSAGSVRPPGGLAGLARAYRTVLANRDFTVFAGAISLAWCTYFTFTTYSSDLLQLQLGASPTVYGALYTLVITGYVAGSTTAKRLGRTRSLEFIARTAAAVAAGTVLLMPVTVHLWPDSTLSIVLPMAVCMLGVGALFPTCQAGMMRYEGEYAGAASGLFFFLQMASGACYTALTGIPGSPDAPMLALAIALPALALFLLCVFALRSRTRAGQEAPAVRTAGAVKSGRS, encoded by the coding sequence GTGAAGCAGGCCGGACTGCCGCGGGGGCTGGCCGTCTGCCTGATGTCACTGGTGTTCGTGCCTCAGCTGGCGCTCGCCGCCTACGTTCCCGCGCTGCCCGCCATCGGCAGGTCGTTCGGGGTCGGGCCGGGCAGCACCAGCAGCTCGCTCGTCGGCTACATGGCCGCGTACGCCGTGTGCATGATCCTCACCGGCAACCTGGCGGACCGCTACGGCTCCAGGCGCATCCAGCTGACCGGGCTCGTCGTGTTCACCGGTGCATCGCTGCTCTGCCTGCTGGCCCCCGGGTACGGGGTCTTCGTGGCCGGCCGGGTGCTGCAGGCGCTCGGTGCCGGTACGGGCACGGTGATCTCCCGGCTGTGGGTGCAGCGGGCGCTGCCCAAGGAGCAGCGACTGCCCATGCTCACCGCGCTGTCCACCGTGATCGCGGTGACCCCGGCCGCGTCGCCGCCGCTGGCGGGCCTGGTCGTGGAACACACCTCCTGGCGTGCGCTGTTCGCCTTCATGGCCGTGCTCGGCGCGGTCACGGTCGGTGCGGTCGCCAAGCTCCTGCCGGCGGACGGCGGCGCCGCAGCCGAGGCCGCGGGCACCTCGGCCGGTTCCGTGCGGCCGCCGGGGGGCCTCGCCGGGCTGGCCAGGGCGTACCGGACGGTCCTCGCCAACCGTGACTTCACGGTGTTCGCCGGTGCCATCAGCCTCGCCTGGTGCACCTACTTCACCTTCACCACCTACTCCAGCGATCTCCTCCAGTTGCAGTTGGGCGCCTCGCCCACCGTCTACGGAGCGCTGTACACGCTGGTGATCACGGGCTACGTGGCCGGCAGCACCACGGCGAAGCGGCTGGGCAGGACGCGCTCGCTGGAGTTCATCGCGCGTACCGCCGCCGCGGTGGCGGCGGGCACCGTCCTGCTGATGCCGGTCACGGTGCACCTGTGGCCGGACAGCACGCTGAGCATCGTCCTGCCGATGGCCGTGTGCATGCTCGGCGTGGGCGCGCTCTTCCCCACCTGTCAGGCCGGGATGATGCGGTACGAGGGCGAGTACGCCGGAGCCGCTTCGGGGCTGTTCTTCTTCCTGCAGATGGCGTCGGGGGCGTGCTACACCGCCCTGACCGGCATCCCGGGATCCCCCGACGCCCCGATGCTCGCTCTGGCGATCGCCCTGCCTGCCCTGGCGCTGTTCCTGCTCTGCGTGTTCGCCCTGCGGAGCCGGACGCGGGCCGGGCAGGAGGCTCCGGCCGTCCGGACCGCAGGCGCTGTGAAATCTGGCAGATCATGA
- a CDS encoding iron-siderophore ABC transporter substrate-binding protein, with the protein MRRLLITAAAATVAALTLTACGTTEPAADDEKKNTAERITLTDATGAKVELEGPAKKVVGTEWNVVENLVSLGVDPAGIADVKGYKTWNTAVPLKNDPKDIGTRGEPSTDTIAALKPDLIVATNDLPAAALKQLRKVAPVLELRAAAASDPIGQMTKNLDLIAQATGTTKKADELKKQFRTKLDEGKKALADAGRAGAEYAFADGYVVSNQVTIRPYTSGSLIGAVNEKLGLKNAWSVKGDESYGLGSTDVEGLTKLGEDVQFAYIGSDGDKNSTPFTGALAKDSAWTSLPFVEKGNVHRLPDGIWMFGGPESMNKYVDAVVEALKKK; encoded by the coding sequence ATGAGACGCCTCCTCATCACCGCAGCGGCCGCCACCGTCGCAGCCCTCACCCTCACCGCCTGCGGAACGACCGAGCCCGCCGCCGACGACGAGAAGAAGAACACCGCCGAGCGCATCACCCTCACCGACGCCACCGGCGCGAAGGTGGAGCTCGAGGGCCCGGCCAAGAAGGTCGTCGGAACCGAGTGGAACGTCGTCGAGAACCTGGTCTCGCTGGGCGTCGACCCCGCCGGCATCGCCGACGTCAAGGGTTACAAGACCTGGAACACCGCCGTTCCGCTCAAGAACGACCCCAAGGACATCGGCACGCGTGGCGAGCCCAGCACGGACACCATCGCCGCCCTGAAGCCGGACCTCATCGTCGCCACCAACGACCTGCCGGCCGCTGCCCTGAAGCAGCTGCGCAAGGTCGCCCCGGTCCTGGAGCTGCGGGCCGCCGCCGCGTCCGACCCGATCGGGCAGATGACCAAGAACCTGGACCTCATAGCCCAGGCCACCGGCACCACCAAGAAGGCCGACGAGCTCAAGAAGCAGTTCCGGACGAAGCTCGACGAGGGGAAGAAGGCCCTCGCCGACGCCGGTCGCGCCGGGGCGGAGTACGCCTTCGCCGACGGTTACGTCGTCTCCAACCAGGTCACGATCCGGCCGTACACCAGCGGCTCGCTCATCGGGGCGGTCAACGAGAAGCTCGGCCTGAAGAACGCCTGGTCGGTCAAGGGCGACGAGAGCTACGGCCTCGGCTCCACCGACGTCGAGGGCCTCACCAAGCTCGGCGAGGACGTGCAGTTCGCCTACATCGGCAGCGACGGCGACAAGAACAGCACGCCGTTCACCGGCGCCCTGGCCAAGGACTCCGCCTGGACCTCCCTGCCGTTCGTGGAGAAGGGCAACGTCCACCGGCTGCCCGACGGCATCTGGATGTTCGGCGGCCCCGAGTCGATGAACAAGTACGTCGACGCCGTCGTCGAGGCGCTGAAGAAGAAGTAG
- a CDS encoding ABC transporter ATP-binding protein: protein MNVGKETSAAGRPRGHELSATGVTVAYEGADVVHDASLTLRPGEVTVLVGPNGSGKSTLLRTIARLQRPRTATLVIDADTDGLALSPREFSRRVALLTQGRPAPSGLTVRDVVEFGRYPYRGRWGRTDPDGRDAVDRALAMTGVAELAERGAEHLSGGQLQRVWLAGCLAQETGVLLLDEPTTYLDLRYQIELLDLMRDLADDHGIAVGAVLHDLDQAAAVADRIVLLRAGRVIADGEPEDVLTPERLTDTYGIRIEVDTDPLTGRLRTRAIGRHHTRSERLSTTS from the coding sequence GTGAATGTCGGTAAAGAGACCTCCGCGGCCGGACGCCCCCGCGGTCATGAACTGTCGGCCACGGGTGTCACTGTGGCCTACGAGGGCGCCGACGTCGTGCACGACGCGTCCTTGACGCTGCGCCCCGGCGAGGTGACCGTCCTGGTCGGCCCGAACGGCAGCGGGAAGTCGACGCTGCTGCGCACCATCGCGCGGCTGCAGCGACCCCGCACCGCCACGCTCGTCATCGACGCCGACACCGACGGCCTCGCGCTGTCCCCGCGCGAGTTCTCGCGCCGCGTGGCCCTGCTGACCCAAGGGCGCCCCGCCCCCAGCGGGCTGACCGTACGGGACGTCGTCGAATTCGGCCGCTACCCGTACCGGGGCCGCTGGGGCAGGACGGACCCGGACGGCCGGGACGCCGTGGACCGCGCGCTCGCCATGACGGGCGTCGCGGAACTCGCCGAGCGCGGCGCCGAACACCTCTCCGGAGGACAGCTCCAGCGCGTCTGGCTGGCAGGCTGCCTCGCCCAGGAGACCGGCGTGCTGCTCCTCGACGAGCCCACCACCTACCTCGACCTGCGCTACCAGATCGAACTCCTCGACCTCATGCGCGACCTGGCCGACGACCACGGGATAGCCGTCGGCGCCGTCCTGCACGACCTCGACCAGGCCGCGGCCGTCGCCGACCGGATCGTGCTGCTCCGCGCAGGGCGGGTCATCGCCGACGGCGAACCCGAAGACGTCCTGACCCCCGAGCGCCTGACCGACACCTACGGCATCCGCATCGAGGTCGACACCGACCCCCTCACAGGCCGCCTCCGCACCCGCGCGATCGGCCGGCACCACACCAGAAGCGAAAGGCTCAGCACCACCTCATGA
- a CDS encoding FAD/NAD(P)-binding protein — protein MKKRTIAVVGGGAACTAFLAAYARRLSGDVAGAAADVIVFEPGKSFGPGIAYAEDADTALLNRPYSAMSVDYGDPGQFRRWLYRQTSAGEGGEGGEPQARRTPRSHFVSRSLFGQYLENVFCQSREDLRLLGAQVTLVPSAVVDLAVEAGGAGGSDGHVLTTADGERFVADEVVIAIGAIAPSDVYGLAGTAGFVAQPYPLVGSLNEVDPSAEVLVLGAGLTAIDVAVVLAEAGQERRITLASRSGRIPDVRTDLGTGELPELLAGARRLLARGDVSMRSIHGLVDSTLRLSGTSMREALLPYTDSWSAPELMRHRLENPLPGGLAQRCVGALTPFYSELWRALPEASRRLFLRDHYRTYNCLRNPMPVTNAHRLLGLHEEGRLGFARGITHVTAAAGGGFTATYADGRTGHYDAVVNAVGRTNNTAAASASSLTSRMVRNGTFVSHPLGGIRVDPETNQVRGSAGAAFPRLYVLGDLASGEHFHVSSMELVARQAGKVAAQLVPASDRLLVGAVA, from the coding sequence TTGAAGAAACGAACCATCGCCGTGGTCGGCGGCGGTGCCGCCTGCACGGCATTCCTCGCCGCGTACGCCCGGCGGCTTTCGGGCGACGTGGCCGGCGCGGCGGCGGATGTCATCGTCTTCGAACCAGGGAAAAGTTTCGGCCCCGGCATCGCCTATGCCGAGGATGCCGACACCGCCTTGCTCAACCGGCCCTATTCCGCCATGTCCGTGGACTACGGAGACCCCGGACAGTTCCGCCGCTGGCTCTACCGGCAGACCTCCGCCGGCGAGGGCGGCGAGGGCGGCGAGCCGCAGGCGCGGCGGACGCCGCGTTCGCACTTCGTCTCCCGCTCGCTGTTCGGCCAGTATCTGGAGAACGTCTTCTGCCAGTCCCGGGAGGACCTGCGGCTGCTCGGGGCGCAGGTGACGCTCGTGCCGTCCGCTGTCGTCGACCTGGCCGTGGAGGCCGGTGGGGCCGGGGGGAGTGACGGGCACGTCCTGACCACCGCCGACGGGGAGCGTTTCGTCGCCGACGAGGTGGTCATTGCGATCGGCGCCATCGCCCCGTCCGATGTCTACGGGCTCGCCGGGACCGCCGGATTCGTCGCCCAGCCGTACCCTCTCGTCGGCTCGCTGAACGAGGTCGACCCGAGTGCGGAGGTGCTCGTACTGGGGGCAGGGCTGACGGCGATCGACGTGGCCGTCGTCCTGGCGGAGGCCGGGCAGGAGCGCCGGATCACCCTCGCCTCGCGGTCCGGCAGGATCCCGGACGTACGCACCGACCTCGGTACCGGCGAACTGCCGGAACTGCTTGCCGGGGCGCGCCGGCTGCTCGCTCGTGGCGATGTCAGCATGCGCAGCATCCATGGACTCGTCGACTCCACCTTGCGGTTGAGCGGAACGAGCATGCGCGAGGCACTGCTCCCGTACACCGATTCCTGGTCCGCGCCCGAGCTGATGCGCCACCGGCTGGAGAACCCGCTGCCCGGCGGCCTCGCGCAACGCTGCGTCGGCGCTCTCACCCCGTTCTACTCGGAGCTGTGGCGGGCCCTTCCGGAGGCGAGCCGGCGCCTGTTCCTGCGGGACCACTACCGGACGTACAACTGCCTGCGCAATCCGATGCCGGTGACCAACGCACACCGGCTGCTCGGTCTCCACGAGGAGGGCCGGCTCGGCTTCGCCAGGGGCATCACCCACGTCACGGCGGCTGCGGGCGGCGGCTTCACCGCGACCTACGCCGACGGGCGCACCGGGCACTACGACGCGGTCGTCAACGCGGTGGGGCGTACGAACAACACGGCCGCCGCGTCCGCTTCCTCGCTGACGTCCCGGATGGTGCGCAACGGCACCTTCGTCTCCCATCCCCTGGGCGGCATCCGGGTCGATCCCGAGACCAACCAGGTGCGGGGTTCCGCGGGAGCGGCGTTCCCCCGCCTCTATGTGCTCGGCGACCTGGCGTCGGGGGAGCACTTCCACGTGAGTTCCATGGAGCTGGTCGCGCGGCAGGCCGGCAAGGTGGCGGCGCAGCTCGTGCCGGCCTCGGACCGCCTCCTGGTGGGGGCCGTCGCGTGA